One region of Penaeus vannamei isolate JL-2024 chromosome 36, ASM4276789v1, whole genome shotgun sequence genomic DNA includes:
- the LOC138859450 gene encoding uncharacterized protein isoform X2 codes for MFTTFGIPQEVQSDRGTNFTSEFFAKVLKELGIKQTLSTAYPESQGARQQSQCYVNIAAPYRLHPTKKQQMKDEVDCLLANGLAIPSHSPWNPGPMTLKGYRLYCRDWARRT; via the exons ATGTTTACTACTTTTGGCATTCCTCAGGAAGTGCAGAGTGACCGAGGTACCAACTTCACCAGCGAATTCTTTGCAAAGGTGCTCAAAGAACTGGGCATCAAGCAGACCTTGTCCACAGCTTATCCGGAGTCCCAAGGCGCCAGACAGCAAAGTCAATGCTACGTAAATATTGCT GCACCCTACAGACTTCATCCCACGAAGAAGCAACAGATGAAAGATGAAGTTGATTGTCTTCTCGCAAACGGCCTTGCAATTCCCAGCCACTCTCCATGG AATCCTGGTCCCATGACCTTGAAAGGTTATCGGCTGTACTGCAGAGACTGGGCGAGGCGCACCTGA
- the LOC138859450 gene encoding uncharacterized protein isoform X4 — protein MFTTFGIPQEVQSDRGTNFTSEFFAKVLKELGIKQTLSTAYPESQGARQQSQCYAPYRLHPTKKQQMKDEVDCLLANGLAIPSHSPWNPGPMTLKGYRLYCRDWARRT, from the exons ATGTTTACTACTTTTGGCATTCCTCAGGAAGTGCAGAGTGACCGAGGTACCAACTTCACCAGCGAATTCTTTGCAAAGGTGCTCAAAGAACTGGGCATCAAGCAGACCTTGTCCACAGCTTATCCGGAGTCCCAAGGCGCCAGACAGCAAAGTCAATGCTAC GCACCCTACAGACTTCATCCCACGAAGAAGCAACAGATGAAAGATGAAGTTGATTGTCTTCTCGCAAACGGCCTTGCAATTCCCAGCCACTCTCCATGG AATCCTGGTCCCATGACCTTGAAAGGTTATCGGCTGTACTGCAGAGACTGGGCGAGGCGCACCTGA
- the LOC138859450 gene encoding uncharacterized protein isoform X5 gives MFTTFGIPQEVQSDRGTNFTSEFFAKVLKELGIKQTLSTAYPESQGARQQSQCYVNIAAPYRLHPTKKQQMKDEVDCLLANGLAIPSHSPWVSPSLGAKRILVP, from the exons ATGTTTACTACTTTTGGCATTCCTCAGGAAGTGCAGAGTGACCGAGGTACCAACTTCACCAGCGAATTCTTTGCAAAGGTGCTCAAAGAACTGGGCATCAAGCAGACCTTGTCCACAGCTTATCCGGAGTCCCAAGGCGCCAGACAGCAAAGTCAATGCTACGTAAATATTGCT GCACCCTACAGACTTCATCCCACGAAGAAGCAACAGATGAAAGATGAAGTTGATTGTCTTCTCGCAAACGGCCTTGCAATTCCCAGCCACTCTCCATGGGTATCTCCGTCTCTTGGTGCCAAAAG AATCCTGGTCCCATGA
- the LOC138859450 gene encoding uncharacterized protein isoform X1 gives MFTTFGIPQEVQSDRGTNFTSEFFAKVLKELGIKQTLSTAYPESQGARQQSQCYVNIAAPYRLHPTKKQQMKDEVDCLLANGLAIPSHSPWVSPSLGAKRWWSSRYGYAQTTGG, from the exons ATGTTTACTACTTTTGGCATTCCTCAGGAAGTGCAGAGTGACCGAGGTACCAACTTCACCAGCGAATTCTTTGCAAAGGTGCTCAAAGAACTGGGCATCAAGCAGACCTTGTCCACAGCTTATCCGGAGTCCCAAGGCGCCAGACAGCAAAGTCAATGCTACGTAAATATTGCT GCACCCTACAGACTTCATCCCACGAAGAAGCAACAGATGAAAGATGAAGTTGATTGTCTTCTCGCAAACGGCCTTGCAATTCCCAGCCACTCTCCATGGGTATCTCCGTCTCTTGGTGCCAAAAGGTGGTGGTCATCTAGATACGGTTATGCACAGACTACAGGCGGCTGA
- the LOC138859450 gene encoding uncharacterized protein isoform X3, protein MFTTFGIPQEVQSDRGTNFTSEFFAKVLKELGIKQTLSTAYPESQGARQQSQCYAPYRLHPTKKQQMKDEVDCLLANGLAIPSHSPWVSPSLGAKRWWSSRYGYAQTTGG, encoded by the exons ATGTTTACTACTTTTGGCATTCCTCAGGAAGTGCAGAGTGACCGAGGTACCAACTTCACCAGCGAATTCTTTGCAAAGGTGCTCAAAGAACTGGGCATCAAGCAGACCTTGTCCACAGCTTATCCGGAGTCCCAAGGCGCCAGACAGCAAAGTCAATGCTAC GCACCCTACAGACTTCATCCCACGAAGAAGCAACAGATGAAAGATGAAGTTGATTGTCTTCTCGCAAACGGCCTTGCAATTCCCAGCCACTCTCCATGGGTATCTCCGTCTCTTGGTGCCAAAAGGTGGTGGTCATCTAGATACGGTTATGCACAGACTACAGGCGGCTGA